A stretch of Kaistella flava (ex Peng et al. 2021) DNA encodes these proteins:
- a CDS encoding glutathione peroxidase, producing MKKLFLVLLSAGVFLQSCKNQKNDVSQTKTIENTMGTTIYDYKVESLDGKEINFADFKGKKILIVNTASECGFTPQYADLEKLSKEYPDNLVVVGFPANNFGGQEPGSNQEIGAFCEKNFGVTFPLAAKVSVKGADTAPIFKYLTEKDLNGVKNTTILWNFTKFLVDENGHLIDSFISTTKPTSDSITKYLK from the coding sequence TACTATTGTCAGCTGGTGTATTTTTACAAAGTTGTAAGAATCAAAAAAACGATGTTTCACAAACAAAAACCATTGAGAATACTATGGGAACAACTATTTATGATTACAAAGTTGAAAGTTTAGATGGTAAAGAAATTAACTTCGCTGATTTTAAAGGCAAGAAAATTTTAATAGTAAATACGGCGTCAGAATGTGGTTTTACTCCTCAATACGCTGACTTAGAAAAGCTCTCAAAAGAGTATCCAGATAATTTAGTAGTTGTAGGCTTTCCTGCCAATAATTTTGGTGGACAAGAACCTGGTAGCAATCAGGAAATTGGAGCTTTTTGTGAAAAAAACTTTGGTGTTACTTTTCCTTTGGCGGCAAAGGTTTCTGTAAAAGGAGCTGATACTGCGCCAATCTTTAAATATCTTACAGAGAAGGATTTAAACGGTGTTAAAAACACTACAATCCTTTGGAATTTCACCAAGTTTCTTGTTGATGAAAATGGTCATTTAATTGATTCATTTATCAGCACAACCAAACCTACAAGCGATTCTATTACAAAATATTTGAAGTAG
- a CDS encoding acyloxyacyl hydrolase: MNVGSIDYRFSNQHLESGYTMNSVSVPHWAARLVLFGYDFNQYLSAQITYMRPVYWVRYNYTRRNPDINQPHPIEGSSSVRMNIGGLTLKSKLPISNKLSAYGEAGLGIITRHGFIDTFGESVVKDASYASVLLGLGLKYHFNDKWALQLQSNYSPENTKFKQPATSFIGTGFSYNFRPFTPEKLEKTKELGYIHPKQWIQFGITNNFMGYGINNAVSSKYLPIFWGGHAEVKNGLSIIYQRNIFHGAKVFALDWGINLSGWETNVKNDKFFTLSIFPAFRLNYLHTTDFDAYFYYSVAAPTYISETILDGHKMGGKFTFMDNMGTGVFFGPKRNLNAEVKIGHYSNGNIFTDNEAVKIPLSLSLGYAF, translated from the coding sequence GTGAATGTCGGATCGATAGATTATAGATTTTCGAATCAACACTTGGAATCCGGCTACACAATGAACTCTGTTTCTGTACCGCATTGGGCAGCCCGTTTGGTATTATTTGGTTACGATTTCAATCAGTATTTATCCGCACAAATAACTTACATGCGTCCTGTTTATTGGGTTCGTTACAATTATACTAGAAGAAATCCAGACATCAATCAGCCACATCCGATAGAGGGATCAAGTAGCGTAAGAATGAATATTGGCGGCTTAACTTTAAAATCCAAATTACCTATAAGTAACAAATTATCAGCATATGGTGAAGCCGGATTAGGCATTATTACACGTCATGGATTTATTGATACATTTGGTGAATCCGTAGTAAAAGACGCAAGTTATGCCAGTGTTTTGTTAGGACTTGGTCTAAAATATCATTTCAACGATAAATGGGCATTACAACTACAGTCCAACTATTCTCCCGAAAACACGAAATTTAAACAACCAGCCACAAGTTTTATCGGGACTGGATTCTCATACAATTTCAGACCCTTTACTCCTGAGAAACTAGAAAAAACTAAAGAACTTGGATATATTCATCCAAAACAATGGATACAATTTGGAATTACCAACAATTTTATGGGATATGGAATTAACAATGCTGTTTCAAGTAAATATCTTCCAATTTTTTGGGGCGGACATGCTGAAGTCAAAAATGGATTGTCAATCATCTATCAGCGAAACATATTTCATGGTGCAAAAGTATTTGCTTTAGATTGGGGGATTAATCTCTCCGGTTGGGAAACAAATGTTAAAAATGATAAATTCTTTACGCTTTCAATTTTTCCTGCGTTTAGACTCAATTATTTACATACCACAGATTTCGATGCTTATTTTTACTATTCTGTCGCTGCACCAACCTACATCTCCGAAACAATTTTAGATGGACATAAAATGGGTGGTAAATTCACTTTCATGGATAATATGGGAACCGGTGTATTTTTCGGACCTAAAAGAAACCTCAATGCTGAAGTAAAAATCGGTCACTATTCCAACGGAAATATTTTTACGGACAATGAAGCTGTTAAAATACCTTTATCATTAAGTTTAGGCTATGCATTTTAA